In Methanonatronarchaeum thermophilum, a genomic segment contains:
- the thsA gene encoding thermosome subunit alpha, whose product MSMRQPVFILSEDSEVTKGKDAQENNINAAKAVAAAVRTTLGPKGMDKMLANTLGDIVITNDGATILEEMDIEHPAAKMVVQVAETQEDEVGDGTTTAVAIAGELLKQSEDLLEKDVHPTIIASGLRQASHKCQEILNQEIAKKVSIENEERLKKVAETAMTGKGAESARDTLKEITVNAITAVADKKEDGYQVNIDNIKIEKKVGGRAQDTQLVEGMIIDKEKVHPEMPKSVENAKIALISAPIEHKETEVDAEIQITNPDQLQQFLDEEEAMLKKLVNKIKESGANVVFCQKGIDDMAQHYLAKEGILAVRRARKSDLKKLARATGGNVVSNIDEISEEDLGQAGHIKEKRVSNENMLFIEDCKNPRSVSLLVRGGTEHVVDEVERALEDALKVVAVAVEDGKIVAGGGAPEVELAHRLREYAASVGGREQLAIEAFANALEIVPRTLAENAGLDPIDALVDLRNKHEAGEKAAGLNVFDGEVIDMWEAGVVEPLRVKTQAVDSASETAVMVLRIDDVISGGSGSGGDQPDMPGGPGGGMPGGMGGMGGMM is encoded by the coding sequence ATGTCTATGAGACAACCCGTATTTATATTAAGCGAAGATAGTGAAGTAACAAAAGGAAAAGACGCTCAAGAAAACAACATAAACGCAGCAAAAGCCGTAGCCGCTGCAGTCCGAACAACACTCGGACCAAAAGGCATGGACAAAATGCTCGCCAACACACTAGGAGACATAGTAATAACAAACGACGGCGCAACAATCCTAGAAGAGATGGATATAGAACACCCAGCAGCCAAAATGGTCGTCCAAGTAGCCGAAACACAAGAAGACGAAGTAGGCGACGGAACAACAACAGCAGTAGCAATAGCAGGAGAACTCCTAAAACAATCAGAAGACCTACTCGAAAAAGACGTACACCCAACAATAATAGCATCAGGACTAAGACAAGCATCACACAAATGCCAAGAAATACTAAACCAAGAAATAGCTAAAAAAGTATCAATCGAAAACGAAGAAAGACTAAAAAAAGTAGCCGAAACAGCAATGACAGGAAAAGGAGCCGAATCAGCAAGAGACACCCTAAAAGAAATAACCGTCAACGCAATAACAGCAGTAGCAGACAAAAAAGAAGACGGATACCAAGTCAACATCGACAACATCAAAATAGAAAAAAAAGTCGGAGGCAGAGCACAAGACACACAACTCGTTGAAGGAATGATAATCGACAAAGAAAAAGTACACCCAGAAATGCCCAAATCAGTAGAAAACGCAAAAATCGCTTTAATCAGCGCACCAATCGAACACAAAGAAACCGAAGTAGACGCAGAGATACAGATCACAAACCCAGACCAACTACAACAGTTCCTAGACGAAGAAGAAGCAATGCTCAAAAAATTGGTTAACAAAATCAAAGAAAGTGGAGCAAACGTAGTATTCTGCCAGAAAGGAATAGACGACATGGCCCAACACTACCTAGCAAAAGAAGGAATACTAGCAGTAAGAAGAGCCAGAAAATCAGACCTTAAAAAACTCGCCCGAGCAACAGGCGGAAACGTAGTCTCCAACATAGACGAAATATCAGAAGAAGACCTCGGACAAGCCGGCCACATAAAAGAAAAAAGAGTATCCAACGAAAACATGCTCTTCATAGAAGACTGCAAAAACCCCAGATCAGTATCCCTACTCGTAAGAGGAGGAACCGAACACGTAGTAGACGAAGTCGAAAGAGCACTGGAAGACGCATTAAAAGTGGTAGCAGTAGCAGTAGAAGACGGTAAAATAGTTGCCGGCGGTGGAGCTCCAGAAGTTGAGTTGGCTCATAGGCTTAGAGAGTATGCAGCATCTGTTGGTGGAAGAGAACAACTAGCAATAGAAGCATTCGCAAACGCACTAGAAATAGTTCCAAGAACACTAGCCGAAAACGCAGGACTCGACCCAATAGACGCATTAGTCGACCTAAGAAACAAACATGAAGCAGGCGAAAAAGCAGCCGGACTCAATGTATTCGATGGTGAAGTAATAGATATGTGGGAAGCAGGCGTTGTAGAACCACTAAGAGTCAAAACACAAGCAGTCGACTCCGCATCAGAAACAGCCGTAATGGTACTCCGAATCGACGACGTAATCTCCGGAGGAAGCGGAAGCGGTGGAGACCAACCCGACATGCCAGGAGGTCCAGGCGGCGGAATGCCCGGCGGCATGGGCGGCATGGGCGGAATGATGTAA
- a CDS encoding bacteriohemerythrin encodes MGLVEWDSSYSVGIKEIDEQHKKLFSLFNELHGAMRKGRGSDKMSKILMEMKDYTEYHFSSEEELMEKYDYPEDDLKEQIDNHEEFVEKLNEFIEDHNKGKLTVSVEVLNFLTGWLKNHIKSVDTKMRGFFENKEL; translated from the coding sequence TTGGGTTTAGTTGAATGGGATTCTAGTTATAGTGTTGGTATTAAAGAGATCGATGAACAACATAAGAAGCTTTTTAGTTTGTTTAACGAACTTCATGGTGCTATGAGAAAAGGTAGGGGTAGTGATAAAATGTCTAAAATTCTGATGGAGATGAAAGACTATACTGAGTACCATTTTAGTTCTGAGGAAGAACTGATGGAGAAATATGATTACCCTGAAGATGATTTGAAGGAGCAGATCGACAACCATGAAGAGTTTGTGGAAAAACTTAATGAGTTTATAGAGGACCACAATAAAGGTAAATTGACGGTTTCTGTTGAGGTATTAAATTTCCTTACCGGTTGGTTGAAAAATCATATAAAATCTGTTGACACCAAAATGAGAGGTTTTTTTGAAAATAAAGAATTATAA
- the cobJ gene encoding precorrin-3B C(17)-methyltransferase yields MAGKLNIVGIGPGKTEYITKKALTAIKNSDVIIGYRTYLEFIQQYTDNKEVIGSGMKGEVNRAKKAVEKAKNKTVSIISGGDPNIYGISGITMEIAKDRNYQGQIEIIPGVTAFAAAGANLKNPYNNGVCCISMSDLLTPWEQITQRATTAAKHDITTVFYNPRSKQRKENLRKTLKIFSKHRPKTQEAVIAKNIARENQELQKTTLEKIQKDSQYNQIGMRTLVIIGSSNSQLQIQNKKHPQIIGIGPGNPEHLTQKAIKQIENSNQIYGPQTHLNQIKPHIKNQKTQSHKHLKYQERIKTRIQQATKNTAIISGGDPSIYGHKQKQKTTKTTPGITAYQALASKTGAPIINDFIIKSTTQKDWIQTTKNALKTDFAIGIYNTSPKEIEKIKQITPENRTIAIGRNITRKNQQLHITTPKQLDTKKLPNKKNHTTLIPNSNSIYWKKRNFIITRRGYKNKYDY; encoded by the coding sequence ATGGCTGGAAAACTAAATATAGTAGGAATAGGACCCGGAAAAACAGAGTATATCACAAAAAAAGCATTAACAGCAATAAAAAATTCAGACGTAATAATCGGCTACAGAACATACCTAGAGTTCATACAACAATACACAGACAACAAAGAAGTTATAGGAAGCGGCATGAAAGGAGAGGTCAACCGCGCCAAAAAAGCAGTAGAAAAAGCCAAAAACAAAACAGTATCCATAATAAGCGGTGGAGACCCCAACATATACGGAATCTCCGGAATCACAATGGAGATAGCCAAAGATAGAAACTACCAAGGCCAAATAGAAATAATCCCCGGAGTAACAGCCTTCGCAGCAGCAGGCGCAAACCTAAAAAACCCATACAACAACGGAGTCTGCTGCATAAGCATGAGCGACCTCCTAACCCCCTGGGAACAAATAACCCAGAGAGCCACAACAGCCGCAAAACACGACATAACAACAGTGTTCTACAACCCAAGAAGCAAACAAAGAAAAGAAAACCTCCGCAAAACACTCAAAATATTCAGCAAACACCGACCCAAAACACAAGAAGCAGTGATAGCCAAAAACATAGCCAGGGAAAACCAAGAACTCCAAAAAACAACACTAGAAAAAATACAAAAAGACAGCCAATACAACCAAATAGGAATGCGCACACTCGTAATAATAGGCTCCAGCAACTCCCAACTACAAATACAAAACAAAAAACACCCCCAAATAATAGGAATCGGACCCGGAAACCCAGAACACCTAACCCAGAAAGCAATAAAACAAATAGAAAACTCAAACCAAATATACGGCCCCCAAACACACCTAAACCAAATAAAACCACACATAAAAAACCAAAAAACACAGAGCCACAAACACCTCAAATACCAAGAAAGAATCAAAACAAGAATCCAACAAGCAACCAAAAACACAGCCATAATATCCGGAGGCGACCCCTCCATATACGGACACAAACAAAAACAAAAAACAACAAAAACAACACCAGGAATAACCGCATACCAAGCACTCGCATCAAAAACAGGAGCACCAATAATAAACGACTTCATAATAAAATCCACCACCCAAAAAGACTGGATACAAACAACCAAAAACGCATTAAAAACCGACTTCGCAATCGGAATATACAACACATCCCCCAAAGAAATAGAAAAAATCAAACAGATAACACCAGAAAACAGAACCATCGCTATAGGCAGAAACATCACACGAAAAAACCAACAACTCCATATAACAACCCCAAAACAACTAGACACCAAAAAACTACCAAACAAGAAAAACCACACAACACTCATACCAAACTCAAACTCAATCTACTGGAAAAAAAGGAACTTTATAATAACCAGAAGAGGATATAAGAATAAATATGACTACTGA
- a CDS encoding PAS domain-containing sensor histidine kinase has translation MTLLDSLKQNKNKIKNTIVVLLIITVLITSFYVELVYIGLIALALTIILALTYGLIGGIAGAITSIITIYISSSLHGYLSIEQVVNSLLILMAIGIGIGWAKDTLEEREKEIRETKKKYEKLASEKSILLDNINTHIWYLKNPDTYGLVNNPHAKFHGYKKKQIENKKITEILNKKEAEKIIKDNKKVFQSKKPLKTKHWLTNKKGEKKLFSIKKTPKTKQNKVEYVVCTANDITDKKRTRQREKFLHSLLRHDVRNKSQIIYGYIDILKNQKHPKKTQKYINKTHKAIQEQIEIIDKVRALQKIDQHQKTEINITKTIQKTINQNKDLAEQKNIQIKTKTPKKQIKALGGPLITELLNNIIENAIKHSNATQIKIKTQNQNNQTKITIEDNGKGIPDKQKQKIFKKGYTTNGTGLGLYIAKTIANEYQGNIKLTDSKLGGAKFQITLPSN, from the coding sequence TTGACACTATTAGATAGTTTAAAACAAAATAAAAACAAAATAAAAAACACAATAGTTGTTTTATTAATAATAACTGTCTTAATAACCTCTTTTTACGTAGAGTTAGTTTACATTGGACTTATAGCATTAGCATTAACAATTATATTAGCTCTAACATACGGTTTGATTGGTGGAATAGCCGGTGCTATAACCTCAATAATCACAATATACATATCATCATCATTACACGGCTATTTAAGTATCGAACAAGTTGTAAACAGCCTTTTAATATTAATGGCAATAGGAATAGGTATTGGATGGGCAAAAGACACATTAGAAGAACGAGAAAAAGAAATACGAGAGACAAAAAAGAAATACGAAAAACTAGCTTCAGAAAAATCCATACTACTAGACAACATCAACACACACATATGGTACCTAAAAAACCCAGATACATACGGATTAGTCAACAACCCACACGCAAAATTCCACGGATACAAAAAAAAACAAATAGAAAATAAAAAAATAACAGAAATACTCAACAAAAAAGAAGCAGAAAAAATCATCAAAGACAATAAAAAAGTATTCCAATCCAAAAAACCCCTTAAAACAAAACATTGGCTAACAAACAAAAAAGGAGAAAAAAAACTATTCTCAATCAAAAAAACACCCAAAACAAAACAAAACAAAGTTGAATACGTCGTCTGCACCGCAAACGATATTACAGACAAAAAAAGAACAAGACAAAGAGAAAAATTCCTCCACTCCCTACTAAGACACGACGTACGAAACAAATCTCAAATCATATACGGATACATCGACATACTAAAAAACCAAAAACACCCCAAAAAAACACAAAAATACATAAATAAAACACACAAAGCCATTCAAGAACAAATCGAAATAATAGATAAAGTCAGAGCACTCCAAAAAATCGACCAACACCAAAAAACAGAAATAAACATAACAAAAACAATCCAAAAAACCATAAACCAAAACAAAGACCTAGCAGAACAAAAAAACATCCAAATCAAAACAAAAACCCCAAAAAAACAAATAAAAGCCCTAGGAGGCCCACTAATAACCGAACTACTAAACAACATAATAGAAAACGCCATAAAACACTCAAACGCCACCCAAATAAAAATAAAAACACAAAACCAAAACAACCAAACAAAAATCACCATAGAAGACAACGGAAAAGGCATACCAGACAAACAAAAACAAAAAATCTTCAAAAAAGGCTACACCACAAACGGAACAGGCCTAGGCCTATACATAGCAAAAACAATAGCAAACGAATACCAAGGAAACATAAAACTAACCGACTCAAAACTAGGCGGAGCAAAATTCCAAATAACACTACCATCCAACTAA
- a CDS encoding precorrin-8X methylmutase, whose protein sequence is MTTENFDFGATSQEGEEIAQESWQIASRIVGDDSPEGQITTRCVIATGDSDIKHLVNYNNNNPIEAGLDALKDQAPIYVDINMVKVGVTEKGHKSKIDTAIGKGDDKAEKEGITRTSAGFIELGPKLNNSIIVIGNSPSALFTVCDMMDEGIIDPKLVIGMPVGFVGAQDSKARLDEMEVPSITITGSKGGTPMAVTTINGIIEMHRNE, encoded by the coding sequence ATGACTACTGAAAATTTTGATTTTGGAGCAACATCCCAAGAAGGAGAAGAAATAGCACAAGAAAGCTGGCAAATCGCAAGCAGAATCGTAGGAGACGACAGCCCAGAAGGCCAGATAACCACAAGATGCGTGATAGCAACAGGCGACTCAGACATAAAACACCTCGTAAACTACAACAACAACAACCCAATAGAAGCCGGATTAGACGCACTAAAAGACCAAGCCCCAATCTACGTCGACATAAACATGGTTAAAGTAGGAGTAACCGAAAAAGGCCACAAATCAAAAATCGACACCGCAATAGGAAAAGGAGACGACAAAGCAGAAAAAGAAGGAATAACAAGAACCTCAGCCGGATTCATAGAGCTAGGACCAAAACTAAACAACTCAATAATCGTAATAGGAAACTCACCATCAGCCCTCTTCACCGTATGCGACATGATGGACGAAGGAATAATCGACCCAAAACTAGTAATAGGAATGCCAGTAGGCTTCGTAGGAGCCCAAGACAGCAAAGCAAGACTCGACGAAATGGAAGTACCCTCAATAACCATCACCGGAAGCAAAGGCGGCACACCAATGGCCGTAACAACAATAAACGGAATAATAGAAATGCATAGAAACGAGTGA
- a CDS encoding arsenate-mycothiol transferase ArsC gives MFLLSCFSVAFVCVENAGRSQMARAIAEEIVRERDLDVDVYCGGTQPSDKLHVNVVRAMAEFGVDVSGRRPRKIGFEELESMDIVVSMGCSGSACPSSLAVETREWDLEDPAGKGIEEVCKIRDEIENLVRDLLESFF, from the coding sequence GTGTTTTTGTTGAGTTGTTTTAGTGTTGCTTTTGTTTGTGTTGAGAATGCGGGGAGAAGTCAGATGGCTAGGGCTATTGCTGAGGAGATTGTTAGGGAGAGGGATTTGGATGTGGATGTTTATTGTGGGGGTACGCAGCCTTCTGATAAGTTACATGTGAATGTCGTTAGGGCTATGGCTGAGTTTGGTGTTGATGTTTCAGGTCGTAGGCCACGTAAGATTGGTTTTGAAGAATTGGAGTCTATGGATATTGTTGTATCTATGGGTTGTTCTGGGTCGGCTTGTCCTTCTTCTTTGGCTGTTGAAACAAGGGAGTGGGATCTGGAGGATCCGGCTGGTAAGGGGATTGAAGAGGTCTGTAAGATTCGTGATGAGATTGAGAATTTAGTTAGAGATCTTTTAGAGTCATTTTTTTGA
- a CDS encoding cobalt-precorrin-7 (C(5))-methyltransferase, translating into MKIVGVGIAPGMMTEKAIKTIKQTKNILGSKRAIKIAEKHIPPDSNCKTIQNYRKLNQQPPNTAILSTGDPMLSGLGYLDGEVINGISSLQYACAKLKIKQTEVIPISFHGRKRNYNKLQKQLEINNKIFLITDPDLNIQKLTQKIKQTNTPSQIIILNKLGYPDEKITKGTTQNPPKPTTKLYSILIKPTLNHTQNQPKNK; encoded by the coding sequence ATGAAGATAGTCGGAGTCGGTATAGCACCAGGAATGATGACAGAAAAAGCAATAAAAACAATAAAACAAACAAAAAACATCCTAGGATCAAAAAGAGCAATCAAAATCGCAGAAAAACACATACCACCCGACTCCAACTGCAAAACAATACAAAACTACAGAAAACTAAACCAACAACCACCAAACACAGCCATACTATCAACCGGCGACCCAATGCTAAGCGGCCTAGGATACCTAGACGGCGAAGTAATAAACGGAATATCATCACTACAATACGCCTGCGCAAAACTCAAAATAAAACAAACAGAAGTAATACCAATCTCATTCCACGGAAGAAAAAGAAACTACAACAAACTACAAAAACAACTTGAAATCAACAACAAAATCTTCCTCATAACCGATCCAGACCTAAACATCCAAAAACTAACCCAAAAAATAAAACAAACCAACACACCAAGCCAAATAATAATACTAAACAAACTCGGATACCCAGACGAAAAAATAACCAAAGGAACAACCCAAAACCCACCCAAACCAACAACAAAACTATATTCAATCCTAATCAAACCAACCCTAAACCACACCCAAAATCAACCAAAAAACAAATAA
- a CDS encoding carboxylate-amine ligase, giving the protein MTRFGESEPYSIGIEEEFQIVDPDTWGLVSRADEMLECAEPIRDNLRTELFQSILEIATDVCSDIDEARGNIWKLRNKLSTFTKQKGYRLAASGTHPFAEWKEQDVTDQERYKEVIEDLRWTGKRELIFGQHVHVGVRNKEEAIFITNTIKNFLPHILAISTNSPFWQKEDTGLKSTRIRIFDSLPRTGLPMHFKGWKHYKQVEKRLIKGGSIDDVTMIWWDVRPRADLGTVEIRIADLPTKIDESIALAALTQALVYKLSKVYQNRSDQLPYQLDQEIIKENRWRALRDGLDGSFIKRKNGEVYEIPVQKEIYKMLEFVDDAVQDLGLKKEINLIEKNAKQKYTGADRQIKTYRETNSLKEVVKQSSKLTMPP; this is encoded by the coding sequence ATGACTAGATTCGGCGAATCTGAACCATACAGCATTGGTATCGAAGAAGAGTTTCAGATTGTAGATCCAGATACCTGGGGACTTGTGTCTAGAGCAGACGAAATGTTAGAGTGCGCAGAACCTATACGGGACAACCTTAGAACAGAGTTGTTCCAATCAATACTTGAAATAGCAACCGACGTCTGCAGCGATATAGACGAAGCAAGAGGCAACATATGGAAACTCAGAAACAAACTTTCCACATTTACCAAACAAAAAGGATATAGATTAGCAGCATCCGGTACACACCCCTTCGCAGAATGGAAAGAACAAGACGTAACAGACCAAGAACGATATAAAGAAGTTATCGAAGACTTAAGGTGGACCGGGAAAAGAGAACTGATTTTCGGCCAACACGTCCACGTAGGAGTCAGAAACAAAGAAGAAGCAATATTCATAACAAATACAATAAAAAACTTCCTACCCCACATCCTAGCCATATCAACAAACTCACCGTTCTGGCAGAAAGAAGATACAGGCTTAAAATCAACAAGAATCAGAATATTCGACTCACTACCAAGAACAGGCCTACCAATGCATTTCAAAGGATGGAAACACTACAAACAAGTAGAAAAAAGATTAATCAAAGGAGGCAGCATAGACGACGTTACAATGATATGGTGGGATGTGAGGCCCAGAGCCGATTTAGGAACAGTTGAAATACGGATCGCAGACCTCCCAACCAAAATCGACGAAAGCATAGCCCTAGCAGCATTAACCCAAGCATTGGTATACAAACTCTCAAAAGTCTACCAAAACCGAAGTGACCAACTACCATATCAACTGGACCAAGAGATAATAAAAGAAAACCGATGGCGAGCACTTAGAGACGGATTGGATGGAAGCTTCATAAAACGTAAAAATGGAGAAGTATACGAAATACCGGTCCAAAAAGAAATCTACAAAATGCTAGAGTTTGTAGACGACGCAGTTCAAGACCTAGGATTAAAAAAAGAAATCAACCTAATCGAAAAAAATGCAAAACAAAAATACACAGGAGCAGACCGACAAATCAAAACATACAGAGAAACAAACAGTTTAAAAGAAGTAGTAAAACAATCATCAAAACTAACAATGCCACCATAA
- a CDS encoding TRAM domain-containing protein, with amino-acid sequence MNEGFSNPPTPIEEGELYDVEIEDTGKEGDGIAKIENFVVFVPNANVGEKVTVEIETVKSTFGVGKVVN; translated from the coding sequence ATGAATGAAGGTTTTTCCAACCCACCAACGCCAATCGAGGAAGGCGAACTCTACGACGTCGAGATAGAAGACACAGGTAAAGAAGGCGATGGCATTGCAAAAATCGAAAACTTCGTTGTTTTCGTACCAAATGCCAATGTGGGAGAGAAGGTCACGGTTGAAATTGAAACCGTCAAGAGTACCTTTGGAGTCGGCAAAGTAGTTAACTAA
- a CDS encoding cobalamin biosynthesis protein produces MKKALKNNQNKTTLTPYSQHNFKTNQKNETHIYLMALGIVIRKTKHQLKNKWKDTPIIVVDRNLNHAIPVTGGHHGANQTTLKLHKKLGLYPAITTATEASQKPSLEEIARKHNKKIKNKPASKKINSYILDLQTDLPIIKIDGPRTIMIEDNVAILHNPEKTPNYIIGVGARKNIKKQKVIDAVKKTLQQNNLNKKQVTALATADIKEDEEGIKKAAQQLELPLLIVPKKKINQINPPSKSRAEDLGYTGVAEPTALATSIEKKLIQKKTAFDDVTTAIAR; encoded by the coding sequence ATAAAAAAAGCACTAAAAAACAACCAAAACAAAACAACACTAACACCATACAGCCAACACAACTTCAAAACAAACCAAAAAAACGAAACCCACATATACCTAATGGCCCTCGGAATAGTCATCCGAAAAACAAAACACCAACTCAAAAACAAATGGAAAGACACCCCAATAATCGTAGTAGACAGAAACCTCAACCACGCAATACCAGTAACCGGCGGCCACCACGGAGCAAACCAAACCACACTCAAACTACATAAAAAACTAGGACTCTACCCCGCAATAACAACCGCAACCGAAGCATCACAAAAACCATCACTAGAAGAGATAGCCAGAAAACACAACAAAAAAATAAAAAACAAACCAGCATCCAAAAAAATCAACTCATACATACTAGACCTACAGACAGACCTACCAATAATAAAGATAGACGGACCAAGAACCATCATGATAGAAGACAACGTAGCCATCCTACACAACCCAGAAAAAACACCAAACTACATAATAGGAGTTGGAGCACGCAAAAACATAAAAAAACAAAAAGTAATCGACGCAGTAAAAAAAACACTCCAACAAAACAACCTAAACAAAAAACAGGTCACAGCACTGGCAACCGCCGACATAAAGGAAGACGAAGAAGGAATAAAAAAAGCAGCACAACAACTAGAACTCCCACTCCTAATCGTACCGAAAAAAAAGATAAACCAAATCAACCCCCCCTCAAAATCAAGGGCAGAAGACCTAGGCTACACCGGAGTAGCAGAACCAACAGCCCTAGCCACTTCAATAGAAAAAAAACTCATCCAGAAAAAAACAGCTTTTGACGACGTCACAACCGCAATAGCGAGGTAA
- a CDS encoding cobalt-precorrin-5B (C(1))-methyltransferase gives MEKTQNHTTDPILKEKIPHQWIEKTELTKEEAIKQIKTGKLIVLPDGTTLKRGYTTGTTAAAAAKGAIHALNQNAGTPAEIKQQPETEKPEEQINKLKIKTPTPTGIKAELNTLIIPGKGVCTATKPSSGHSFDSTEGLVIKAAAEPSDKIEIGYGFGIGTVETTGFNIKPGTPAVSKTVRKQIKQAVKEACQETNHKAAKIVIITTNPTEEAIMINSKLGIKDGISLLGTTGYVEPWNDKLIEARLKQTKQADKVVLTTGMMGMKYSRQLYPDHQPIKIGNQFDRLQQKNLKHKKPVLCGLPGLILRWGNPNILENVEQPSVAQLVEQDPENPEIDKALKKVQQKLPNYEITLVKNNGQILRKKQPKNQ, from the coding sequence TTGGAAAAAACACAAAACCACACCACAGACCCAATACTAAAAGAAAAAATACCCCACCAATGGATAGAGAAAACAGAACTAACAAAAGAAGAAGCAATAAAACAAATAAAAACAGGAAAACTAATCGTCCTACCCGACGGAACAACACTCAAAAGAGGATACACAACCGGAACAACAGCCGCAGCCGCAGCAAAAGGAGCAATACACGCATTAAACCAAAACGCCGGAACACCCGCAGAAATCAAACAACAACCAGAAACAGAAAAACCCGAAGAACAAATAAACAAACTAAAAATCAAAACACCAACCCCAACAGGAATAAAAGCAGAACTAAACACCCTAATAATACCAGGAAAAGGAGTCTGCACAGCCACAAAACCATCCAGCGGCCACAGCTTCGACTCAACAGAAGGACTAGTAATAAAAGCAGCAGCAGAACCAAGCGACAAAATAGAAATAGGATACGGCTTCGGAATCGGAACAGTCGAAACCACAGGATTCAACATAAAACCAGGAACACCAGCAGTATCCAAAACCGTAAGAAAACAAATAAAACAAGCAGTCAAAGAAGCCTGCCAAGAAACAAACCATAAAGCAGCCAAAATAGTCATAATAACAACCAACCCAACAGAAGAAGCAATAATGATCAACTCAAAACTAGGCATCAAAGACGGAATATCCCTACTAGGAACAACAGGCTACGTAGAACCATGGAACGACAAACTAATCGAAGCAAGACTAAAACAAACAAAACAAGCAGACAAAGTCGTCCTAACAACCGGAATGATGGGAATGAAATACAGCAGACAACTCTACCCCGATCACCAACCAATAAAAATCGGAAACCAATTCGACCGACTACAACAAAAAAACCTAAAACACAAAAAACCAGTACTCTGCGGCCTACCAGGCCTAATACTACGATGGGGCAACCCAAACATACTCGAAAACGTCGAACAACCATCCGTAGCACAACTAGTAGAACAAGACCCAGAAAACCCAGAAATCGACAAAGCACTAAAAAAAGTACAACAAAAACTACCAAACTACGAAATAACACTCGTAAAAAACAACGGCCAAATACTACGAAAAAAACAACCAAAAAACCAATAA